In Labrus bergylta chromosome 1, fLabBer1.1, whole genome shotgun sequence, one genomic interval encodes:
- the LOC109991816 gene encoding calmodulin-regulated spectrin-associated protein 3-like isoform X2 yields MISQFVLSLLTLYGLLIILVFQSASQCRPPPSSPPPPPPKSLLFLLHPSSSSSSSQLHGAAAAVAAAACVLSVRRAAAMVDSPGAMKKTFSVPEIKPLDQYDFNRAKICASVRWLLSKSYGSAENVPVELREPLYTDQYGQEHLKPSISKLLLSPEIYCRAQALLAQAHATSPPATQGSPADNSALLQFLIKKGVPAMVQDTDITEEDLSHVPIKTKSHLALIESLITLAAKEAVGQVRMAPEAEQMGVGAPWENALLFWVNRLNQKLRESTEEEEPPRSQTCTDLQPAQDPHAIAFCLKESGNKPPVIRYRKDKVLSKLTPTFPLVSAVKDLSNGCAIAAVLHFYCPSLLPLEDVCLKDTMSVADSLYNLQLIKEFCESSLQSCCPLAVEDLLYAPPVLHLNIMSFIAELLEWFEIKKPDFVKPIEPIDLTDISGLLDCTSPVNGNSNSGSPSFIFKQPFVAISSPVSPENKCWTKKQIGRPLSAVTFSIPFGLDSDVDIVMGNPIDSVFRSVSTDSLTTGIPAMTSPPEDFSHLVSASVPSQRSSWGPYAHTAPLGELPTIEEALQVVHNPGNKDRRKEKTAEKVGRGLLGGRPEPRLRPEGAPAGFFLHSPEEDNPQLSSSAPCRSGVLHRPVGGELVDSKRQGRGERRERKGRTSDMSRDDDSVLRDGSVDSSEASDDAPRNAPGNIRPSTSRQGNQSTSNSPRMTNFAERRDSRRRHPAAPGEDSASATTPTTPGTPHTPSTPAGAPSRQDSPGPRGLEPGSEAWELGARLEEKRKSIEAQKRRIEAIFAKHRQRLGKTAFLQLKKEQGEGGGQGTEEDNLTLEERLNQMEEQLKQEEEKEEKDKKDKEKDGEKEKEKPSVSNPPRLEKQVTFSIDSKKGAEKDKGAEKEKGGEAVIVEYNEVVQKLSEALQSLQKDMQKLTEQQQQIMSNQRPRNTSKTTPKSTSRSNTKPQVKTPPHTPTKTPPRTPTKTPTRSSTKAWVIPAAPSPPSGSSPSRRSHVLSSPKNPIISSSCPAPRTKIHSSTTPRSPKHHPRPQHQPHPRPSELKFPPLNRVLTPTHNVDTIPHLRRVSPSKCQVQTSSSFRIGGQRTPQESPQPTQQPQPDDSTSDTASSETPTQFSLELEQEDMEVVGGLPVFQQPRQDRLRAACGSSSEALSECSFESDTLSLSAAYSTGGDGVRGGDADKRCSMIEVSLSSLGGQEGGSDEPTDEGHEFSSDSMSDHTESAVEPSGGLAAEPSDPIEQLDLATATTSLPEQQTESEGEQIRQPETLEPSVEQNELGPKGGIKFFFKEEVLSEEEMAQRRALLLEKQQKRTEELRRRRQWHEQERPLSPDKRMASPSNTPPAVTTSPSPTPPATPVRWGQFTRGEYARRHQLRIMEDLGKVLQQKPTPQGRSSAKKTRSRPRSMTREETKLSLSPAKGTSGSKLTKVYSHSSLNLAATDEPGNRSADPTKKPQSRPDSPSGCVIPSRLANQNGDKDWETGSNGTSPAKEYTGPKLFKEPSFKSNKFIIHNALSRCCLAGKVNETQKTKIVEEMEKSPANHFLILFRDSNCQFRGVYTMNSDSQELVRLAGMGPRTIGSTHVESIYKYSSDRKQFSAIPSKTMGMSVDAFTIPNHLWQGGGGGGGGGGGSRRASITKKAVITK; encoded by the exons ATGATCTCTCAATTCGTGCTCTCACTTCTAACTTTGTATGGCCTGCTTATCATTCTGGTGTTTCAATCTGCATCACAGTGTcgtcctcctccctcctctcctcctcctcctcctcccaagtctctcctcttcctcctccatccctcctcctcctcctcctcctcacagctccacggtgctgctgctgctgttgctgctgctgcctgcgtGCTCTCCGTGCGGCGCGCCGCGGCCATGGTGGACTCTCCGGGTGCGATGAAAAAGACCTTCTCGGTGCCGGAGATCAAACCGCTGGACCAATACGACTTCAACCGGGCCAAGATCTGCGCTAGCGTGCGGTGGCTGCTATCCAAATCGTACGGCTCTGCAG aaaatgttcctGTGGAGTTGCGGGAGCCGCTTTATACGGACCAGTATGGACAAGAGCACCTCAAGCCGTCAATCTCCAAGCTGCTACTCTCCCCGGAGATCTACTGCAGGGCCCAGGCCCTGCTAGCCCAGGCTCATGCCACCTCTCCTCCTGCCACACAGGGGTCCCCTGCAGACAACTCGGCCCTGCTGCAGTTTCTTATCAAGAAAGGTGTCCCTGCAATGGTCCAGGATACAGACATCACAGAGGAGGACCTCAGCCATGTACCCATCAAGACG AAATCCCACCTGGCTCTGATTGAATCCCTGATCACTCTGGCGGCTAAAGAAGCAGTGGGTCAGGTGAGGATGGCGCCGGAGGCGGAGCAGATGGGTGTCGGGGCTCCGTGGGAGAATGCTCTGCTCTTCTGGGTCAACAGG CTGAACCAGAAGTTAAGAGaaagcacagaagaagaagagccaCCCAGATCACAGACGTGCACGGACCTGCAGCCTGCTCAGGACCCg CATGCTATCGCTTTTTGTTTGAAGGAGTCGGGGAATAAGCCACCTGTG aTTCGCTATAGGAAGGACAAAGTGCTGTCCAAGCTCACTCCTACTTTCCCTCTGGTTTCTGCGGTCAAAGATCTGTCTAATGGCTGCGCTATAGCTGCTGTGCTGCATTTCTACTGCCCCAGCCTGCTGCCTTTAGAGg ATGTGTGTCTGAAGGACACCATGTCAGTGGCTGACAGTCTCTACAACCTGCAGCTGATTAAAGAGTTTTGCGAGAGCAGTTTACAGAGCTGCTGCCCCCTGGCTGTGGAGGACCTGCTCTACGCACCCCCTGTTTTGCAT CTGAACATCATGAGCTTCATAGCAGAGCTGCTGGAGTGGTTTGAGATTAAGAAGCCAGATTTTGTCAAGCCCATAGAGCCCATCGACCTCACAG ATATCTCAGGTTTACTAGACTGCACAAGTCCTGTAAACGGAAACAGCAACAG tggttCACCTTCGTTCATCTTTAAACAACCCTTTGTGGCAATCTCGTCCCCAGTGTCACCAG aaaacaaatgttggaCAAAGAAACAAATCGG TCGTCCCCTGTCAGCAGTGACTTTCAGCATCCCATTTGGACTGGACAGTGATGTTGACATTGTGATGGGAAACCCAATAGATTCTGTCTTTCGCTCTGTCAGCACTGACAGCCTCACCACCGGCATCCCTGCGATGACTTCGCCCCCAGAAGACTTCAGTCACCTCGTCAGCGCTTCAGTACCATCGCAGCGTTCCTCCTGGGGTCCTTATGCACACACAGCACCACTTGGAGAACTGCCAACCATCGAGGAAGCACTCCAGGTGGTTCATAATCCTGGTAATAAAGATCggagaaaggaaaaaacagcagagaaagtTGGAAGAGGATTGCTTGGAGGAAGGCCAGAACCTAGGTTACGCCCTGAAGGAGCCCCTGCTGGTTTTTTCCTACATTCCCCTGAGGAGGATAATCCACAGCTCAGCAGCTCTGCTCCATGTCGCTCTGGGGTCCTCCATCGACCTGTTGGAGGAGAATTGGTCGATTCTAAAAGACAAGgaaggggggagaggagagagagaaaagggcgCACCTCTGATATGTCACGTGATGACGACTCTGTACTACGAGATGGAAGTGTTGACTCCTCTGAAGCATCAGATGATGCCCCTAGAAATGCCCCTGGTAATATTCGACCCAGTACAAGTCGCCAGGGAAACCAAAGTACCAGCAACAGTCCAAGGATGACGAACTTTGCTGAACGACGAGACAGTAGACGGCGACATCCAGCTGCTCCCGGGGAGGATTCAGCCTCTGCTACAACCCCAACAACTCCAGGCACTCCACATACACCCTCCACTCCAGCAGGGGCACCTAGCCGCCAGGACAGCCCAGGTCCAAGAGGCCTCGAACCCGGCTCAGAGGCCTGGGAGTTGGGGGCTCGTCTGGAGGAAAAACGAAAAAGCATTGAAGCCCAAAAAAGACGTATCGAAGCCATCTTTGCCAAGCACAGACAAAGGCTTGGAAAAACTGCTTTCCTTCAACTGAAAAAAGAgcagggagaggggggaggccAGGGAACAGAGGAGGATAATCTCACCCTGGAGGAGCGTCTCAATCAGATGGAGGAGCAACTGaagcaagaggaggagaaagaagagaaggacaagaaggacaaagaaaaggatggagagaaagagaaggagaagccATCTGTGTCCAATCCTCCTCGTTTGGAGAAGCAGGTCACATTCTCTATTGATAGTAAGAAAGgtgcagaaaaagacaaaggagcagagaaggagaaaggagGTGAAGCTGTCATAGTTGAGTACAATGAAGTGGTTCAGAAATTGAGTGAAGCTCTGCAGTCACTACAGAAGGACATGCAGAAACTTACAGAACAGCAACAGCAGATCATGAGCAACCAAAGACCTAGAAATACATCAAAAACCACTCCAAAATCGACTTCGAGAAGTAACACCAAACCCCAAGTCAAAACTCCTCCTCATACCCCAACAAAGACACCACCAAGAACCCCTACTAAGACTCCTACAAGGAGTTCCACTAAAGCTTGGGTGATTCCTGCTGCTCCCAGTCCCCCTTCTGGTTCGTCCCCGTCACGGCGATCTCATGTTCTTTCTTCCCCCAAGAACCCCATCATCTCTTCCTCCTGCCCTGCTCCTCGCACTAAAATCCATTCTTCAACCACTCCACGCAGTCCCAAGCATCATCCACGTCCCCAACATCAGCCTCATCCACGTCCTTCTGAACTCAAGTTCCCCCCACTCAATCGTGTCCTGACACCAACCCATAATGTGGACACCATCCCCCACTTGAGGCGTGTGTCCCCAAGCAAGTGTCAGGTTCagacctcctcttccttccGAATTGGTGGACAACGGACTCCTCAAGAATCTCCTCAGCCTACCCAGCAGCCGCAGCCTGATGATAGCACCTCAGACACAGCTTCAAGTGAGACCCCAACTCAGTTTAGCCTGGAGTTGGAGCAAGAGGATATGGAGGTCGTAGGAGGGCTCCCGGTCTTTCAACAGCCAAGACAAGATCGTCTGAGAGCTGCATGTGGAAGCAGCTCCGAAGCACTTTCTGAGTGCTCATTTGAGAGCGATACTTTGTCCCTCTCTGCTGCATACAGCACGGGAGGTGATGGTGTGAGGGGTGGAGATGCAGACAAGCGCTGCAGCATGATTGAGGTATCGTTGTCATCTCTTGGAGGGCAAGAGGGAGGCAGCGATGAACCAACTGACGAAGGGCATGAGTTTTCTTCTGATTCTATGAGCGACCACACTGAATCTGCTGTGGAACCTTCTGGAGGACTGGCCGCTGAACCATCAGACCCCATAGAGCAACTGGATCTGGCAACAGCAACCACCAGTTTGCcagaacaacaaacagaatCAGAGGGTGAACAGATAAGACAGCCTGAAACTTTGGAACCAAGTGTAGAACAGAATGAGCTTGGGCCAAAAGGAGGAATTAAATTTTTCTTTAAG GAGGAAGTACTAAGTGAGGAGGAGATGGCCCAGCGTAGAGCACTTCTGTTGGAAAAGCAGCAGAAGAGAACTGAagaactgaggaggaggagacagtgGCATGAACAAGAGag ACCATTGTCCCCGGACAAAAGAATGGCATCTCCCTCCAATACCCCTCCTGCAGTCACAACCTCACCTTCACCTACACCTCCTGCCACACCAGTCCGTTGGGGTCAATTTACACGAGGGGAGTACGCTCGGCGGCATCAACTCAGGATCATGGAGGACTTGGGCAAAGTGCTTCAGCAAAAACCTACCCCTCAAGGACGATCCTCTGCAAAGAAAACCCGTTCAAGGCCTCGCAGCATGACTAGAGAAGAGACCAAGTTGTCACTTAGTCCTGCCAAAGGAACATCTg GCTCTAAGTTGACCAAAGTCTACTCTCATTCCTCCCTCAACCTGGCAGCCACAGATGAGCCAGGAAACAGATCTGCTGACCCCACTAAGAAACCCCAAAG CCGTCCTGATTCACCTTCAGGGTGTGTGATACCAAGCAGACTGGCAAATCAGAATGGGGATAAAGACTGGGAGACTGGTTCCAATGGAACATCTCCTGCCAAAGAATACACAG GTCCAAAGCTCTTCAAAGAACCGAGTTTCAAGTCCAACAAATTCATCATTCACAACGCTCTCTCTCGATGCTGCCTTGCTGGAAAGGTCAACGAAACACAAAAGACCAAGATAGTTGAG GAGATGGAGAAGAGTCCTGCCAACcacttcctcatcctcttccgTGATTCCAACTGCCAGTTCAGAGGCGTTTACACCATGAACTCTGACTCCCAGGAGCTTGTACGATTGGCTGGCATGGGCCCAAGGACAATAGGCTCCACCCATGTGGAGTCCATCTACAAATACAGCTCAGATAGGAAGCAGTTCAGTGCCATCCCCTCCAAAACCATGGGCATGAGTGTGGACGCCTTCACCATCCCTAATCATCTTTGgcaaggagggggaggagggggaggaggaggaggagggagcaggaGAGCAAGCATTACCAAGAAGGCGGTCATTACCAAGTGA
- the LOC109991816 gene encoding calmodulin-regulated spectrin-associated protein 3-like isoform X1, whose protein sequence is MISQFVLSLLTLYGLLIILVFQSASQCRPPPSSPPPPPPKSLLFLLHPSSSSSSSQLHGAAAAVAAAACVLSVRRAAAMVDSPGAMKKTFSVPEIKPLDQYDFNRAKICASVRWLLSKSYGSAENVPVELREPLYTDQYGQEHLKPSISKLLLSPEIYCRAQALLAQAHATSPPATQGSPADNSALLQFLIKKGVPAMVQDTDITEEDLSHVPIKTKSHLALIESLITLAAKEAVGQVRMAPEAEQMGVGAPWENALLFWVNRLNQKLRESTEEEEPPRSQTCTDLQPAQDPCQSTRWYWKLVPHAIAFCLKESGNKPPVIRYRKDKVLSKLTPTFPLVSAVKDLSNGCAIAAVLHFYCPSLLPLEDVCLKDTMSVADSLYNLQLIKEFCESSLQSCCPLAVEDLLYAPPVLHLNIMSFIAELLEWFEIKKPDFVKPIEPIDLTDISGLLDCTSPVNGNSNSGSPSFIFKQPFVAISSPVSPENKCWTKKQIGRPLSAVTFSIPFGLDSDVDIVMGNPIDSVFRSVSTDSLTTGIPAMTSPPEDFSHLVSASVPSQRSSWGPYAHTAPLGELPTIEEALQVVHNPGNKDRRKEKTAEKVGRGLLGGRPEPRLRPEGAPAGFFLHSPEEDNPQLSSSAPCRSGVLHRPVGGELVDSKRQGRGERRERKGRTSDMSRDDDSVLRDGSVDSSEASDDAPRNAPGNIRPSTSRQGNQSTSNSPRMTNFAERRDSRRRHPAAPGEDSASATTPTTPGTPHTPSTPAGAPSRQDSPGPRGLEPGSEAWELGARLEEKRKSIEAQKRRIEAIFAKHRQRLGKTAFLQLKKEQGEGGGQGTEEDNLTLEERLNQMEEQLKQEEEKEEKDKKDKEKDGEKEKEKPSVSNPPRLEKQVTFSIDSKKGAEKDKGAEKEKGGEAVIVEYNEVVQKLSEALQSLQKDMQKLTEQQQQIMSNQRPRNTSKTTPKSTSRSNTKPQVKTPPHTPTKTPPRTPTKTPTRSSTKAWVIPAAPSPPSGSSPSRRSHVLSSPKNPIISSSCPAPRTKIHSSTTPRSPKHHPRPQHQPHPRPSELKFPPLNRVLTPTHNVDTIPHLRRVSPSKCQVQTSSSFRIGGQRTPQESPQPTQQPQPDDSTSDTASSETPTQFSLELEQEDMEVVGGLPVFQQPRQDRLRAACGSSSEALSECSFESDTLSLSAAYSTGGDGVRGGDADKRCSMIEVSLSSLGGQEGGSDEPTDEGHEFSSDSMSDHTESAVEPSGGLAAEPSDPIEQLDLATATTSLPEQQTESEGEQIRQPETLEPSVEQNELGPKGGIKFFFKEEVLSEEEMAQRRALLLEKQQKRTEELRRRRQWHEQERPLSPDKRMASPSNTPPAVTTSPSPTPPATPVRWGQFTRGEYARRHQLRIMEDLGKVLQQKPTPQGRSSAKKTRSRPRSMTREETKLSLSPAKGTSGSKLTKVYSHSSLNLAATDEPGNRSADPTKKPQSRPDSPSGCVIPSRLANQNGDKDWETGSNGTSPAKEYTGPKLFKEPSFKSNKFIIHNALSRCCLAGKVNETQKTKIVEEMEKSPANHFLILFRDSNCQFRGVYTMNSDSQELVRLAGMGPRTIGSTHVESIYKYSSDRKQFSAIPSKTMGMSVDAFTIPNHLWQGGGGGGGGGGGSRRASITKKAVITK, encoded by the exons ATGATCTCTCAATTCGTGCTCTCACTTCTAACTTTGTATGGCCTGCTTATCATTCTGGTGTTTCAATCTGCATCACAGTGTcgtcctcctccctcctctcctcctcctcctcctcccaagtctctcctcttcctcctccatccctcctcctcctcctcctcctcacagctccacggtgctgctgctgctgttgctgctgctgcctgcgtGCTCTCCGTGCGGCGCGCCGCGGCCATGGTGGACTCTCCGGGTGCGATGAAAAAGACCTTCTCGGTGCCGGAGATCAAACCGCTGGACCAATACGACTTCAACCGGGCCAAGATCTGCGCTAGCGTGCGGTGGCTGCTATCCAAATCGTACGGCTCTGCAG aaaatgttcctGTGGAGTTGCGGGAGCCGCTTTATACGGACCAGTATGGACAAGAGCACCTCAAGCCGTCAATCTCCAAGCTGCTACTCTCCCCGGAGATCTACTGCAGGGCCCAGGCCCTGCTAGCCCAGGCTCATGCCACCTCTCCTCCTGCCACACAGGGGTCCCCTGCAGACAACTCGGCCCTGCTGCAGTTTCTTATCAAGAAAGGTGTCCCTGCAATGGTCCAGGATACAGACATCACAGAGGAGGACCTCAGCCATGTACCCATCAAGACG AAATCCCACCTGGCTCTGATTGAATCCCTGATCACTCTGGCGGCTAAAGAAGCAGTGGGTCAGGTGAGGATGGCGCCGGAGGCGGAGCAGATGGGTGTCGGGGCTCCGTGGGAGAATGCTCTGCTCTTCTGGGTCAACAGG CTGAACCAGAAGTTAAGAGaaagcacagaagaagaagagccaCCCAGATCACAGACGTGCACGGACCTGCAGCCTGCTCAGGACCCg TGTCAGTCCACCCGCTGGTACTGGAAACTAGTCCCT CATGCTATCGCTTTTTGTTTGAAGGAGTCGGGGAATAAGCCACCTGTG aTTCGCTATAGGAAGGACAAAGTGCTGTCCAAGCTCACTCCTACTTTCCCTCTGGTTTCTGCGGTCAAAGATCTGTCTAATGGCTGCGCTATAGCTGCTGTGCTGCATTTCTACTGCCCCAGCCTGCTGCCTTTAGAGg ATGTGTGTCTGAAGGACACCATGTCAGTGGCTGACAGTCTCTACAACCTGCAGCTGATTAAAGAGTTTTGCGAGAGCAGTTTACAGAGCTGCTGCCCCCTGGCTGTGGAGGACCTGCTCTACGCACCCCCTGTTTTGCAT CTGAACATCATGAGCTTCATAGCAGAGCTGCTGGAGTGGTTTGAGATTAAGAAGCCAGATTTTGTCAAGCCCATAGAGCCCATCGACCTCACAG ATATCTCAGGTTTACTAGACTGCACAAGTCCTGTAAACGGAAACAGCAACAG tggttCACCTTCGTTCATCTTTAAACAACCCTTTGTGGCAATCTCGTCCCCAGTGTCACCAG aaaacaaatgttggaCAAAGAAACAAATCGG TCGTCCCCTGTCAGCAGTGACTTTCAGCATCCCATTTGGACTGGACAGTGATGTTGACATTGTGATGGGAAACCCAATAGATTCTGTCTTTCGCTCTGTCAGCACTGACAGCCTCACCACCGGCATCCCTGCGATGACTTCGCCCCCAGAAGACTTCAGTCACCTCGTCAGCGCTTCAGTACCATCGCAGCGTTCCTCCTGGGGTCCTTATGCACACACAGCACCACTTGGAGAACTGCCAACCATCGAGGAAGCACTCCAGGTGGTTCATAATCCTGGTAATAAAGATCggagaaaggaaaaaacagcagagaaagtTGGAAGAGGATTGCTTGGAGGAAGGCCAGAACCTAGGTTACGCCCTGAAGGAGCCCCTGCTGGTTTTTTCCTACATTCCCCTGAGGAGGATAATCCACAGCTCAGCAGCTCTGCTCCATGTCGCTCTGGGGTCCTCCATCGACCTGTTGGAGGAGAATTGGTCGATTCTAAAAGACAAGgaaggggggagaggagagagagaaaagggcgCACCTCTGATATGTCACGTGATGACGACTCTGTACTACGAGATGGAAGTGTTGACTCCTCTGAAGCATCAGATGATGCCCCTAGAAATGCCCCTGGTAATATTCGACCCAGTACAAGTCGCCAGGGAAACCAAAGTACCAGCAACAGTCCAAGGATGACGAACTTTGCTGAACGACGAGACAGTAGACGGCGACATCCAGCTGCTCCCGGGGAGGATTCAGCCTCTGCTACAACCCCAACAACTCCAGGCACTCCACATACACCCTCCACTCCAGCAGGGGCACCTAGCCGCCAGGACAGCCCAGGTCCAAGAGGCCTCGAACCCGGCTCAGAGGCCTGGGAGTTGGGGGCTCGTCTGGAGGAAAAACGAAAAAGCATTGAAGCCCAAAAAAGACGTATCGAAGCCATCTTTGCCAAGCACAGACAAAGGCTTGGAAAAACTGCTTTCCTTCAACTGAAAAAAGAgcagggagaggggggaggccAGGGAACAGAGGAGGATAATCTCACCCTGGAGGAGCGTCTCAATCAGATGGAGGAGCAACTGaagcaagaggaggagaaagaagagaaggacaagaaggacaaagaaaaggatggagagaaagagaaggagaagccATCTGTGTCCAATCCTCCTCGTTTGGAGAAGCAGGTCACATTCTCTATTGATAGTAAGAAAGgtgcagaaaaagacaaaggagcagagaaggagaaaggagGTGAAGCTGTCATAGTTGAGTACAATGAAGTGGTTCAGAAATTGAGTGAAGCTCTGCAGTCACTACAGAAGGACATGCAGAAACTTACAGAACAGCAACAGCAGATCATGAGCAACCAAAGACCTAGAAATACATCAAAAACCACTCCAAAATCGACTTCGAGAAGTAACACCAAACCCCAAGTCAAAACTCCTCCTCATACCCCAACAAAGACACCACCAAGAACCCCTACTAAGACTCCTACAAGGAGTTCCACTAAAGCTTGGGTGATTCCTGCTGCTCCCAGTCCCCCTTCTGGTTCGTCCCCGTCACGGCGATCTCATGTTCTTTCTTCCCCCAAGAACCCCATCATCTCTTCCTCCTGCCCTGCTCCTCGCACTAAAATCCATTCTTCAACCACTCCACGCAGTCCCAAGCATCATCCACGTCCCCAACATCAGCCTCATCCACGTCCTTCTGAACTCAAGTTCCCCCCACTCAATCGTGTCCTGACACCAACCCATAATGTGGACACCATCCCCCACTTGAGGCGTGTGTCCCCAAGCAAGTGTCAGGTTCagacctcctcttccttccGAATTGGTGGACAACGGACTCCTCAAGAATCTCCTCAGCCTACCCAGCAGCCGCAGCCTGATGATAGCACCTCAGACACAGCTTCAAGTGAGACCCCAACTCAGTTTAGCCTGGAGTTGGAGCAAGAGGATATGGAGGTCGTAGGAGGGCTCCCGGTCTTTCAACAGCCAAGACAAGATCGTCTGAGAGCTGCATGTGGAAGCAGCTCCGAAGCACTTTCTGAGTGCTCATTTGAGAGCGATACTTTGTCCCTCTCTGCTGCATACAGCACGGGAGGTGATGGTGTGAGGGGTGGAGATGCAGACAAGCGCTGCAGCATGATTGAGGTATCGTTGTCATCTCTTGGAGGGCAAGAGGGAGGCAGCGATGAACCAACTGACGAAGGGCATGAGTTTTCTTCTGATTCTATGAGCGACCACACTGAATCTGCTGTGGAACCTTCTGGAGGACTGGCCGCTGAACCATCAGACCCCATAGAGCAACTGGATCTGGCAACAGCAACCACCAGTTTGCcagaacaacaaacagaatCAGAGGGTGAACAGATAAGACAGCCTGAAACTTTGGAACCAAGTGTAGAACAGAATGAGCTTGGGCCAAAAGGAGGAATTAAATTTTTCTTTAAG GAGGAAGTACTAAGTGAGGAGGAGATGGCCCAGCGTAGAGCACTTCTGTTGGAAAAGCAGCAGAAGAGAACTGAagaactgaggaggaggagacagtgGCATGAACAAGAGag ACCATTGTCCCCGGACAAAAGAATGGCATCTCCCTCCAATACCCCTCCTGCAGTCACAACCTCACCTTCACCTACACCTCCTGCCACACCAGTCCGTTGGGGTCAATTTACACGAGGGGAGTACGCTCGGCGGCATCAACTCAGGATCATGGAGGACTTGGGCAAAGTGCTTCAGCAAAAACCTACCCCTCAAGGACGATCCTCTGCAAAGAAAACCCGTTCAAGGCCTCGCAGCATGACTAGAGAAGAGACCAAGTTGTCACTTAGTCCTGCCAAAGGAACATCTg GCTCTAAGTTGACCAAAGTCTACTCTCATTCCTCCCTCAACCTGGCAGCCACAGATGAGCCAGGAAACAGATCTGCTGACCCCACTAAGAAACCCCAAAG CCGTCCTGATTCACCTTCAGGGTGTGTGATACCAAGCAGACTGGCAAATCAGAATGGGGATAAAGACTGGGAGACTGGTTCCAATGGAACATCTCCTGCCAAAGAATACACAG GTCCAAAGCTCTTCAAAGAACCGAGTTTCAAGTCCAACAAATTCATCATTCACAACGCTCTCTCTCGATGCTGCCTTGCTGGAAAGGTCAACGAAACACAAAAGACCAAGATAGTTGAG GAGATGGAGAAGAGTCCTGCCAACcacttcctcatcctcttccgTGATTCCAACTGCCAGTTCAGAGGCGTTTACACCATGAACTCTGACTCCCAGGAGCTTGTACGATTGGCTGGCATGGGCCCAAGGACAATAGGCTCCACCCATGTGGAGTCCATCTACAAATACAGCTCAGATAGGAAGCAGTTCAGTGCCATCCCCTCCAAAACCATGGGCATGAGTGTGGACGCCTTCACCATCCCTAATCATCTTTGgcaaggagggggaggagggggaggaggaggaggagggagcaggaGAGCAAGCATTACCAAGAAGGCGGTCATTACCAAGTGA